In a single window of the Cydia amplana chromosome 4, ilCydAmpl1.1, whole genome shotgun sequence genome:
- the LOC134647605 gene encoding zinc finger protein 836-like isoform X2, whose product MSAKLVVERFETDVNFKYLNVTIDGENEETRFSEWLEGKTHNSRKATEKSSHLVVKIVSGPEYEHLSLDSCAKQVNETEINNIDTISVSGSHYLRSHETDQIDNQNFLNMQQSIKQTFKNPNALPNIYINKHLYDHNNTGASFESTICPLEYSLERVKENNARIMENIHMLNRALNYTKKKESLDVSCSKPVRSYTCSTCGKCFVYETGLRRHYSTRHAILDIQPRWQVVWTCIECFQVWPRQDVAMQHATRCCQANNLDCVREIKTSSLLQCEFCEKVFTSIPRLLRHAKTHTTASNYACNACEVAFSCYKTAEVHWLSCPWLRTCYNFHLGKLLLCNACDRKFRNYEQLYNHRYKAEHFITKTHQNHINALGILVYQCELCGLWFPSVALLLNHRSQYHPRYDNTLATGDVSYTENHAYSVTSENVIQEFEALKDQQY is encoded by the exons ATGTCAGCTAAACTAGTAGTTGAGAGATTTGAGACAGacgttaattttaaatatttgaacGTTACGATCGATGGtgaaaatgaagaaacgagATTCAGCGAGTGGTTGGAAGGCAAGACGCATAATTCGAGAAAAGCAACAGAGAAATCGTCTCATTTGGTAGTGAAAATAGTGTCAGGGCCAGAATATGAACATTTAAGTCTTGATTCCTGTGCGAAACAGGTCAATGAGACGGaaattaataatattgataCTATATCTGTTTCTGGATCACATTACTTGCGGAGCCACGAAACAGACCAGATTGATAACCAGAACTTTTTAAATATGCAGCAGAGTATAAAACAAACGTTCAAAAACCCCAATGCGTTAccaaatatttatatcaataaacaTTTATATGATCACAATAACACGGGTGCAAGTTTCGAAAGTACTATTTGTCCATTAGAGTACAGTCTGGAGAGAGTTAAGGAAAACAACGCTCGCATAATGGAAAACATTCATATGCTGAATAGAGCCTTGAACTATACGAAAAAGAAAGAAAGCCTCGACGTGAGCTGCTCGAAACCCGTTCGATCGTATACGTGTAGCACGTGCGGGAAATGTTTCGTATACGAAACTGGCCTGAGGAGGCACTACTCTACGCGACATGCGATATTAGACATTCAGCCACGGTGGCAGGTAGTGTGGACATGCATAGAATGCTTCCAGGTGTGGCCGCGCCAGGACGTGGCCATGCAACACGCGACCCGCTGCTGCCAAGCGAACAATCTGGATTGTGTTCGTGAAATCAAGACATCGTCGCTCTTACAATGCGAATTCTGTGAGAAAGTTTTCACAAGCATTCCCCGACTACTGCGGCACGCGAAAACGCACACGACCGCCAGCAACTACGCCTGCAATGCTTGCGAAGTGGCTTTTTCCTGTTACAAAACTGCAGAAGTGCATTGGCTCTCGTGTCCATGGTTGCGAACTTGCTACAATTTTCATTTGGGCAAACTATTGCTCTGCAACGCCTGTGACCGCAAGTTTAGGAACTACGAGCAGTTGTATAACCACAG GTACAAAGCGGAACATTTCATAACCAAAACACACCAAAACCACATCAATGCTCTTGGCATATTAGTGTATCAATGTGAACTGTGTGGCCTATGGTTTCCCTCAGTAGCCCTTCTTCTGAACCATAGAAGCCAGTACCATCCTCGCTATGACAACACCCTGGCCACAGGT GATGTGAGCTACACAGAAAATCATGCCTACAGTGTGACCAGTGAAAATGTAATTCAAGAATTTGAAGCCCTTAAAGATCAACAATACTAA
- the LOC134647605 gene encoding zinc finger protein 836-like isoform X1 has protein sequence MSAKLVVERFETDVNFKYLNVTIDGENEETRFSEWLEGKTHNSRKATEKSSHLVVKIVSGPEYEHLSLDSCAKQVNETEINNIDTISVSGSHYLRSHETDQIDNQNFLNMQQSIKQTFKNPNALPNIYINKHLYDHNNTGASFESTICPLEYSLERVKENNARIMENIHMLNRALNYTKKKESLDVSCSKPVRSYTCSTCGKCFVYETGLRRHYSTRHAILDIQPRWQVVWTCIECFQVWPRQDVAMQHATRCCQANNLDCVREIKTSSLLQCEFCEKVFTSIPRLLRHAKTHTTASNYACNACEVAFSCYKTAEVHWLSCPWLRTCYNFHLGKLLLCNACDRKFRNYEQLYNHRYKAEHFITKTHQNHINALGILVYQCELCGLWFPSVALLLNHRSQYHPRYDNTLATGVSILLDMSYYLLGNVCIYDCYLQDVSYTENHAYSVTSENVIQEFEALKDQQY, from the exons ATGTCAGCTAAACTAGTAGTTGAGAGATTTGAGACAGacgttaattttaaatatttgaacGTTACGATCGATGGtgaaaatgaagaaacgagATTCAGCGAGTGGTTGGAAGGCAAGACGCATAATTCGAGAAAAGCAACAGAGAAATCGTCTCATTTGGTAGTGAAAATAGTGTCAGGGCCAGAATATGAACATTTAAGTCTTGATTCCTGTGCGAAACAGGTCAATGAGACGGaaattaataatattgataCTATATCTGTTTCTGGATCACATTACTTGCGGAGCCACGAAACAGACCAGATTGATAACCAGAACTTTTTAAATATGCAGCAGAGTATAAAACAAACGTTCAAAAACCCCAATGCGTTAccaaatatttatatcaataaacaTTTATATGATCACAATAACACGGGTGCAAGTTTCGAAAGTACTATTTGTCCATTAGAGTACAGTCTGGAGAGAGTTAAGGAAAACAACGCTCGCATAATGGAAAACATTCATATGCTGAATAGAGCCTTGAACTATACGAAAAAGAAAGAAAGCCTCGACGTGAGCTGCTCGAAACCCGTTCGATCGTATACGTGTAGCACGTGCGGGAAATGTTTCGTATACGAAACTGGCCTGAGGAGGCACTACTCTACGCGACATGCGATATTAGACATTCAGCCACGGTGGCAGGTAGTGTGGACATGCATAGAATGCTTCCAGGTGTGGCCGCGCCAGGACGTGGCCATGCAACACGCGACCCGCTGCTGCCAAGCGAACAATCTGGATTGTGTTCGTGAAATCAAGACATCGTCGCTCTTACAATGCGAATTCTGTGAGAAAGTTTTCACAAGCATTCCCCGACTACTGCGGCACGCGAAAACGCACACGACCGCCAGCAACTACGCCTGCAATGCTTGCGAAGTGGCTTTTTCCTGTTACAAAACTGCAGAAGTGCATTGGCTCTCGTGTCCATGGTTGCGAACTTGCTACAATTTTCATTTGGGCAAACTATTGCTCTGCAACGCCTGTGACCGCAAGTTTAGGAACTACGAGCAGTTGTATAACCACAG GTACAAAGCGGAACATTTCATAACCAAAACACACCAAAACCACATCAATGCTCTTGGCATATTAGTGTATCAATGTGAACTGTGTGGCCTATGGTTTCCCTCAGTAGCCCTTCTTCTGAACCATAGAAGCCAGTACCATCCTCGCTATGACAACACCCTGGCCACAGGTGTAAGTATACTTTTAGATATGTCTTATTATTTGTTAGGCAATGTATGTATATACGATTGTTATTTACAGGATGTGAGCTACACAGAAAATCATGCCTACAGTGTGACCAGTGAAAATGTAATTCAAGAATTTGAAGCCCTTAAAGATCAACAATACTAA